One genomic window of Gallaecimonas sp. GXIMD4217 includes the following:
- a CDS encoding sigma-54 dependent transcriptional regulator, with product MKLLLVEDERDQRELLAAMLAGSDFEVGTAAGLVEARQKLLLAQPDIILSDWKLADGDGMALLREVRRAQPDLAFVMMTAYGTVSHAVEAMQQGADDYLTKPFSRQDLLLTLEKVRRARQLKQSNRELSAQLSEQQQLVDMVGQSPQMEKLFARIRRVSDTHATVLISGESGTGKELAARALHRLSSRSQGPFVALNCGAIPENLAEAELFGADKGAFTGALQSKAGKFEAAQGGTLFLDEIGELPLALQSKLLRVLQENKVVRLGSHKEIDLDVRIIAASNRELPQEVAAGRFREDLFYRLNVVPLEVPPLRQRKDDIPALARHFLSRFARRHGLPVPELDEALLARLEAYPWPGNVRELANRMERLVLLGEEAPQPDRDRQGGFDFQLPADGLDWDAFEGHCLAQALKLNGGNRRQTARYLNLGYKALLYRLEKHGLN from the coding sequence ATGAAACTGTTGCTGGTTGAGGACGAACGGGATCAACGGGAGCTGCTGGCCGCCATGCTGGCCGGCTCCGACTTCGAGGTGGGCACCGCCGCCGGCCTGGTGGAGGCCAGGCAGAAGCTGCTGCTGGCGCAGCCGGACATCATCCTTTCCGACTGGAAGCTGGCCGATGGCGACGGCATGGCCCTGCTCAGGGAGGTGCGCCGGGCCCAGCCGGATCTGGCCTTCGTGATGATGACCGCCTACGGCACCGTCAGCCACGCCGTCGAGGCCATGCAGCAGGGCGCCGACGACTACCTCACCAAGCCCTTCAGTCGCCAGGATCTGCTGCTGACCCTGGAGAAGGTGCGCCGGGCCCGCCAGCTCAAGCAGAGCAACAGGGAGCTGAGCGCCCAGCTCAGCGAACAGCAGCAACTGGTGGACATGGTCGGCCAGTCGCCGCAGATGGAGAAGCTGTTCGCCCGCATCCGCCGCGTCAGTGACACCCATGCCACGGTACTGATCAGCGGCGAGTCCGGCACCGGCAAGGAGCTGGCGGCCCGGGCCCTGCACCGGCTGTCCTCCCGCAGCCAGGGCCCCTTCGTGGCCCTGAACTGCGGCGCCATTCCCGAGAACCTGGCCGAGGCCGAGCTGTTCGGCGCCGACAAGGGCGCCTTTACCGGCGCCCTGCAGAGCAAGGCCGGCAAGTTCGAGGCGGCCCAGGGCGGCACCCTGTTCCTGGACGAGATAGGCGAACTGCCGCTGGCATTGCAGAGCAAGCTGCTGCGGGTACTGCAGGAGAACAAGGTGGTGCGCCTGGGCAGCCACAAGGAGATCGACCTGGACGTGCGCATCATCGCCGCCAGCAACAGGGAGTTGCCACAAGAAGTGGCCGCCGGGCGCTTTCGCGAGGATCTCTTCTACCGCCTCAACGTGGTGCCCCTGGAGGTGCCGCCGCTAAGGCAGAGGAAGGACGATATCCCGGCCCTGGCCCGGCACTTCCTGAGCCGTTTCGCCCGCCGCCATGGCCTGCCCGTGCCCGAGCTGGATGAAGCCCTGCTGGCCCGCCTGGAGGCCTATCCCTGGCCCGGCAACGTGCGGGAGCTGGCCAACCGCATGGAGCGGCTGGTGCTGCTGGGCGAGGAAGCGCCGCAGCCCGACCGGGACAGGCAGGGCGGCTTCGATTTCCAGCTGCCGGCCGACGGCCTGGACTGGGATGCCTTCGAGGGCCATTGCCTGGCCCAGGCCCTCAAGCTCAACGGCGGCAACCGCCGCCAGACCGCCCGCTACCTGAACCTGGGCTACAAGGCGCTGCTGTACCGGCTGGAAAAACACGGCCTGAACTGA
- the uvrB gene encoding excinuclease ABC subunit UvrB, producing MSKSFKLHSDYQPAGDQPAAIAQLVDGLESGLAHQTLLGVTGSGKTFTMANIIAQQGRPTLLLAHNKTLAAQLYGEMKEFFPENAVEYFVSYYDYYQPEAYVPSSDTFIEKDASINDHIEQMRLSATKALMERRDVVIVASVSAIYGLGDPDSYLKMMLHLRQGDIIDQRAILRRLAELQYSRNDQAFQRGTYRVRGEVIDIFPAESDDEAYRVELFDDEVERLSVFDPLTGQVLRTNLGRLTVFPKTHYVTPREKILEAVESIKAELKVRSQELRDLGKLVEEQRLVQRTQFDIEMMVELGYCSGIENYSRYLSGRNPGEPPPTLIDYLPPDGLLIVDESHVTIPQIGAMFKGDRSRKETLVEYGFRLPSALDNRPLKFDEFEAIAPQRIYVSATPGPYELEMSAGEIAEQVVRPTGLLDPELEVRPVATQVDDLLSEIRLRVAKQERVLVTTLTKKMAEDLTEYLDEHGVRVRYLHSDIDTVERVEIIRDLRLGKFDVLVGINLLREGLDMPEVSLVAILDADKEGFLRSERSLIQTIGRAARNLSGKAILYGDTITKSMKKAMDETERRRAKQQAFNEANGIVPRALTKKIGDIMQLGDSVKADGKARGRKAAPAVRLDPRELSREIDALEKRMYQHAQDLEFEQAAALRDQMAALQEQLKQL from the coding sequence ATGAGCAAGTCCTTTAAACTGCATTCCGACTACCAGCCTGCCGGCGACCAGCCGGCGGCCATCGCCCAGCTGGTGGACGGCCTGGAGTCCGGCCTGGCCCACCAGACCCTGCTGGGGGTGACCGGCTCCGGCAAGACCTTCACCATGGCCAACATCATCGCCCAGCAGGGCAGGCCCACCCTGCTGCTGGCCCACAACAAGACCCTGGCCGCCCAGCTCTACGGGGAAATGAAGGAATTCTTCCCGGAGAACGCCGTCGAGTATTTCGTCTCCTACTACGACTACTACCAGCCCGAGGCCTATGTGCCGTCTTCGGACACCTTCATCGAGAAGGACGCCTCCATCAACGACCACATCGAGCAGATGCGGCTGTCGGCCACCAAGGCGCTGATGGAGCGCCGCGACGTGGTGATCGTCGCTTCGGTGTCGGCCATCTACGGCCTGGGTGATCCGGACTCCTACCTGAAGATGATGCTGCACCTGCGCCAGGGCGACATCATCGACCAGCGCGCCATACTGAGGCGCCTGGCGGAGCTGCAATACAGCCGCAACGACCAGGCCTTCCAGCGCGGCACCTACCGGGTGCGCGGCGAGGTCATCGACATCTTCCCGGCCGAGAGCGACGACGAGGCCTACCGGGTGGAGCTGTTCGACGACGAGGTAGAGCGGCTGTCGGTGTTCGATCCCCTCACCGGCCAGGTGCTGCGCACCAACCTGGGCCGGCTGACGGTCTTCCCCAAGACCCACTACGTGACCCCCAGGGAGAAGATCCTTGAGGCCGTGGAGAGCATCAAGGCCGAGCTCAAGGTGCGCAGCCAGGAGCTAAGGGATCTGGGCAAGCTGGTGGAGGAGCAGCGCCTGGTGCAGCGCACCCAGTTTGACATCGAGATGATGGTGGAGCTGGGCTATTGCTCCGGCATCGAGAACTATTCCAGGTATCTTTCCGGGCGCAACCCGGGCGAGCCGCCGCCGACCCTGATCGACTACCTGCCGCCGGACGGCCTGCTGATCGTCGACGAATCCCACGTCACCATTCCCCAGATCGGCGCCATGTTCAAGGGCGACCGCTCCCGCAAGGAAACCCTGGTGGAATACGGCTTCCGGCTGCCCTCGGCCCTGGACAACAGGCCGCTCAAGTTCGACGAGTTCGAGGCCATAGCGCCCCAGCGCATCTATGTGTCGGCGACCCCGGGGCCCTACGAGCTGGAGATGTCGGCAGGGGAAATCGCCGAACAGGTGGTCAGGCCCACCGGCCTTTTGGATCCGGAGCTGGAGGTGCGCCCCGTGGCCACCCAGGTGGACGACCTGCTGTCGGAGATCCGGCTGCGGGTGGCCAAGCAGGAGCGGGTGCTGGTGACCACCCTCACCAAGAAGATGGCCGAGGATCTCACCGAATACCTGGACGAGCACGGCGTACGGGTGCGCTACCTGCACTCGGATATCGACACCGTCGAGCGGGTGGAGATCATCCGCGATCTGCGCCTGGGCAAGTTCGACGTGCTGGTGGGCATCAACCTGCTGCGCGAGGGCCTGGACATGCCGGAGGTGTCGCTGGTGGCCATACTGGACGCCGACAAGGAAGGCTTCCTGCGCTCGGAGCGCTCCTTGATCCAGACCATAGGCCGGGCCGCCCGTAACCTGAGCGGCAAGGCCATCCTCTATGGCGACACCATCACCAAATCCATGAAGAAGGCCATGGACGAGACCGAGCGGCGCCGGGCCAAGCAGCAGGCCTTCAACGAGGCAAATGGCATAGTGCCCAGGGCACTGACCAAGAAGATCGGCGACATCATGCAGCTGGGCGACAGCGTCAAGGCCGACGGCAAGGCCAGGGGCAGGAAGGCGGCGCCGGCGGTCAGGCTGGATCCCAGGGAGCTGTCCCGGGAGATCGACGCCCTGGAGAAGCGCATGTACCAGCACGCCCAGGATCTGGAGTTCGAACAGGCGGCGGCGCTACGGGATCAGATGGCCGCCCTGCAGGAGCAGCTCAAGCAGCTCTAG
- the queC gene encoding 7-cyano-7-deazaguanine synthase QueC has protein sequence MSKVVVIFSGGMDSFTVLHKALREGHQVHALSFDYGQRHKRELVAAKAVTDALGIDHKIVDITAIQTLLAGSALTCDIDMPQGHYEEESMKSTVVPNRNMILLSLAIGWAVSLEAEAVYYGAHGGDHAIYPDCRPEFVQAMKDVAKIANYQPIDIRTPYLDATKGEILRDGLAMGLDYGLTWTCYEGSEQACGRCGACQERLEAFRENNAVDPLSYVTREAMAKS, from the coding sequence ATGAGCAAAGTCGTCGTCATCTTTTCCGGTGGCATGGACTCCTTCACCGTGCTGCACAAGGCGCTCAGGGAAGGCCACCAGGTCCATGCCCTGTCCTTTGATTATGGCCAACGCCACAAGCGCGAGCTGGTGGCCGCCAAGGCGGTGACCGACGCCCTGGGCATAGATCACAAGATAGTGGACATCACCGCCATCCAGACCCTGCTGGCCGGCTCGGCCCTGACCTGTGACATCGACATGCCCCAGGGCCATTACGAAGAAGAGAGCATGAAGAGCACAGTGGTGCCCAACCGCAACATGATCCTGCTGTCGCTGGCCATCGGCTGGGCCGTGTCCCTGGAGGCCGAGGCGGTCTACTACGGCGCCCACGGCGGCGACCACGCCATCTACCCGGACTGCCGGCCCGAGTTCGTCCAGGCCATGAAGGACGTGGCCAAGATAGCCAACTACCAGCCCATCGACATCCGCACCCCCTACCTCGACGCCACCAAGGGCGAGATCCTCAGGGACGGCCTGGCCATGGGTCTGGACTACGGCCTGACCTGGACCTGCTACGAGGGGAGCGAGCAGGCCTGCGGCCGCTGCGGCGCCTGCCAGGAACGGCTGGAGGCCTTCCGGGAGAACAACGCCGTCGATCCCTTGTCTTACGTTACACGAGAGGCCATGGCCAAATCATGA
- the queE gene encoding 7-carboxy-7-deazaguanine synthase QueE gives MRYPINEVFETLQGEGSFTGTAAIFVRLQGCPVGCPWCDTRHTWDTKPEDETELASVMAKRGDSPAWAWATAASLLTAFTQRGFRARHVVITGGEPAMFDLQELCTVLHQGGYRTQIETSGTFAIQAPAETFVTLSPKVGMKGGYEVLDSALLRADEIKHPVARQRDIDELDQLLKRLPAYAETPIWLQPVSQGKRATQLCIDTCIARNWRLSVQLHKYLGIE, from the coding sequence ATGCGTTATCCCATCAATGAAGTGTTCGAAACCCTGCAAGGGGAGGGCAGTTTTACCGGTACGGCGGCGATCTTCGTGCGCCTGCAGGGCTGCCCGGTGGGTTGCCCCTGGTGCGACACCCGCCACACCTGGGATACCAAGCCGGAAGACGAGACCGAGCTGGCCAGCGTCATGGCCAAACGGGGCGACAGCCCGGCCTGGGCCTGGGCCACGGCCGCCTCGCTGCTGACCGCCTTCACCCAGCGCGGTTTTCGGGCCCGGCACGTGGTGATCACCGGCGGCGAGCCGGCCATGTTCGATCTCCAGGAGCTGTGCACCGTGCTGCACCAGGGCGGCTACCGCACCCAGATCGAGACCTCCGGCACCTTCGCCATCCAGGCCCCGGCCGAGACCTTCGTGACCCTGTCGCCCAAGGTGGGCATGAAGGGCGGCTATGAAGTGCTGGACTCGGCGCTGCTTCGGGCCGACGAGATCAAGCACCCGGTGGCCCGCCAGCGCGACATCGACGAGCTGGACCAGCTGCTCAAGCGCCTGCCGGCTTACGCCGAAACGCCCATCTGGCTGCAGCCGGTCAGCCAGGGCAAGCGCGCCACCCAACTCTGCATCGACACCTGCATCGCCCGCAACTGGCGCTTGTCGGTTCAGTTGCACAAATACCTTGGCATAGAATAG
- the queD gene encoding 6-carboxytetrahydropterin synthase QueD: MKTTLYKEFSFDSAHRLPHVPEGHKCGRLHGHTFKVRLEITGEVDPYTGWVMDFGDIKALFKPLYERLDHNYLNDIEGLENPTSEILARWIWERLKPQLDLLSAVEVQETCTSGCVYRGE; encoded by the coding sequence ATGAAGACGACCCTGTACAAAGAATTTTCCTTCGACTCCGCCCACCGGCTGCCCCATGTGCCCGAGGGCCACAAGTGCGGCCGCCTGCACGGCCACACCTTCAAGGTGCGCCTGGAGATCACCGGCGAAGTGGATCCGTACACCGGCTGGGTCATGGACTTCGGCGACATCAAGGCGCTGTTCAAGCCCCTCTACGAGCGCCTGGACCACAACTACCTGAACGACATCGAAGGCCTGGAAAACCCCACCAGCGAGATCCTGGCCCGCTGGATCTGGGAGCGCCTCAAGCCCCAGCTCGACCTGCTGAGCGCCGTGGAGGTCCAGGAGACCTGCACCTCCGGCTGCGTCTACCGCGGCGAATAA
- a CDS encoding HAMP domain-containing sensor histidine kinase, with protein MSVKRTLFLLFGSLILLLGALQLLLVHSLREQVNLEAVETGRELATQVLHRIDIAEIPEPEFEIPSREELEIIIQDELASLPPEHRAHYQHRQEELVSRELEKIARQAEKVRADARRQFVEAKRQAREALEQIEVHKQDGALLITAPRVEFKVQEPAAPAVATANRTLLLAFALTSAIALITVYYLARRLSQPLERLCQGLAQVGRGELGTQLPPEGMREVRQAIEGFNHMNRELGLLRAQEARVKEQAQLAELGEVARGLAHALRNPLHTLGLCLEELARAPDPRLADTARRKLRSLDKNIQALLTLSTSEVNRSQRVPLAPLLADLRLELGGQWQLDGIDEQVLRGAESELRSMLHTLISNALEAGGDQPIRISASRDDDRLSLCVRDQGPGLDPGIAKQLFQPHITTKAEGAGMGLYIAQRLARLHYGGDISLANHPDGGCQACLILPLEDDNETVAG; from the coding sequence ATGTCCGTCAAACGCACCCTGTTCCTGCTGTTCGGCTCGCTGATCCTGCTGCTGGGCGCCCTGCAGCTGCTGCTGGTCCACAGCCTGCGCGAGCAGGTCAACCTTGAGGCCGTGGAAACCGGCCGGGAGCTGGCCACCCAGGTCCTGCACCGCATCGACATCGCCGAGATCCCGGAGCCAGAGTTCGAGATCCCCTCCCGGGAGGAGCTGGAAATCATCATCCAGGACGAGTTGGCCAGCCTGCCTCCGGAGCACCGGGCGCATTATCAACACCGCCAGGAAGAGCTGGTCAGCCGCGAACTGGAGAAGATCGCCCGCCAGGCGGAAAAGGTCAGGGCCGACGCCAGGCGCCAGTTCGTGGAGGCCAAGCGCCAGGCCAGGGAAGCCCTGGAGCAGATAGAGGTGCACAAGCAGGATGGCGCGCTGCTCATCACGGCCCCCAGGGTGGAATTCAAGGTTCAGGAGCCGGCGGCGCCGGCCGTGGCCACCGCCAACAGAACCCTGCTGCTGGCCTTCGCCCTGACCTCCGCCATCGCCCTGATCACCGTCTATTACCTGGCCCGCCGGCTGTCCCAGCCCCTGGAGCGGCTCTGCCAGGGCCTGGCCCAGGTCGGCAGGGGCGAGCTGGGCACCCAGCTGCCGCCCGAGGGCATGAGGGAAGTCCGCCAGGCCATAGAGGGCTTCAACCATATGAACCGGGAGCTCGGCCTGTTGCGGGCCCAGGAGGCCAGGGTCAAGGAGCAGGCCCAGCTGGCCGAGCTGGGCGAGGTGGCCCGGGGCCTGGCCCATGCCCTGCGCAACCCCCTGCACACCCTGGGGCTGTGCCTGGAGGAGTTGGCCCGGGCCCCCGATCCCCGCCTGGCGGACACCGCCAGGCGCAAGCTGCGCAGCCTGGACAAGAACATCCAGGCCCTGCTGACCCTGTCCACCAGCGAAGTGAACCGGAGCCAGCGGGTCCCCCTGGCACCGCTGCTGGCCGATCTGCGCCTGGAGCTGGGCGGCCAGTGGCAGCTGGATGGCATTGACGAGCAGGTACTCAGGGGCGCCGAATCCGAGCTGCGCTCCATGCTGCATACCCTGATCAGCAATGCCCTGGAGGCCGGCGGCGACCAGCCCATCCGGATCAGCGCCAGCCGGGACGACGACCGGCTCAGCCTCTGCGTCCGCGATCAGGGGCCCGGACTGGATCCCGGCATCGCCAAACAGCTGTTCCAGCCCCATATCACCACCAAGGCCGAGGGAGCCGGCATGGGCCTCTATATCGCCCAGCGCCTGGCCAGGCTCCACTACGGCGGCGACATCAGCCTCGCCAACCACCCCGACGGCGGCTGCCAGGCCTGCCTGATCCTGCCCCTGGAGGACGACAATGAAACTGTTGCTGGTTGA